The Candidatus Tanganyikabacteria bacterium genome segment GAAGCTCGTGCGCAACCCCGAAGTGGCCGTGGCCGCCGTCTCGACCGCGGCGTTCGCCGCCGGCGGAGCCGTCATCGGCTTCCTGTTCGGGCGCGGCGCGGGCGCGGCGCAGGGCGCCAAGCTCGGAGTGACCATGGGCGGCGGCGTCGGCATGGTGGGCGCGGGCCTGATCATGACCGGCGACTCGGAGGTCAACACCTACGCCAAGACGCTCGTGGCCCCCATGCTCGTCTCGGTCGGCGGCGGCCTGGTCATCGGGTCGCTCAACGGCCTTTTCGGCTGGGAGGGCGGAACCGTGGCCCAGGCTCTGGCGCGGTCCCGCACCGGCGCTCACATCGGCTCGATGATCGGCGCCGGCGTCTCCGCCATCGCCACCGGCATCAAGGGCTGCTCGGACGTGATCGAGTCGTTCGGCGCCCGTCTGGGCGGCAAGCCCGCGCAGTAGCCGGACATCCGCACCCGGTTCGACCGGCCGGCGCATCCGCCTCGGCCGGTCGTACGGCCTTCACCCCTCTGGTCCAGTGCCCCTCGGACACAGGCACGGAGGCCTGCGCCACCGACGCAGTCATGCGAGCCGCGCTTTTCAGGCGTGCCTGCGGGTGGCCGCGCTGACGATATCCTCCATCATCCGCTGGAAGAGCTTGCGGTACATCGCCAGCGCGCCCATCTTCGAGGCGATGACGGCCTCGTCGCCAAGCACCAGGCGTCGCACCATGCGGACCGTCTTCTTCTCCTTGGTCTTTTCGTCCTCGATCTCGTCGTCGTACTCCTCGTCGCGGGTCCGCTGGAAAGCCTGGCGCGTGACGGGATTGAGCGGATCGGCGGCCTTCTCGTCGGCCTTGTCCTTGCGCCAGGCGACCAGGACCGCGCCGTTGCGGTCGTCCTTGATGGCCGCCCAGGTGCGGAGCAGGCTCTCCGACTTCTCGCCGAACGTCATGACGTCGTTCGTGTAGCCGCCCTTGCGCTGCCGGCCCTTGTCGTCGACCCACTCCTTGTCGGGGTCGAAGCGGTTCTCGTGGAAGAAGACGTTCTCGAGGCCCATGGACTTGCCGATCGCGCCGCACACCTCGGTCGAGATCCGCTTGAACTCGGCGATGGCGTCGATCACGGTCTGGCGCTCCGCAAGCGCGGCGGCCCGCGCCTTGTCGGCGCGCCCGATCGCCTCGTTCGCCCGGTCGATCTCGCCGCCGGCCGCATTCACGGCTCTGGCGGCCGCGGCGACCTGATTGGCGAGATCCCGGTTCCGGGGTTCCCGGTCGAGACGGGCCTTCGCGCCGCGATACCGAGCCACCGCCTCGTCGTACCTGGCCTGGGCGGCCTGGCCGCCTCGGACAGCCGCTTCGAGGTCGGCCTGCGTGCGATCGACGGCGGCCTGGCCGGACTTTCCCAGTTGATCGAGGGCAAGAGCCGCGTCGTCGAGTTGCTTGACGGCCTTCACGGCCGCCCGGGCGTTCTGGTCGATGGCCTGGATCTGGCCGACGGTCGCCAGCAGCGCGAAACCCGTCGAGCGCAGCCGGAAGCCGAAGAGCGAGACCGTGTCCTGCCCCGCGGCACCCCCCACGCTCCGGGCCTTGGCCAGGATCTCGTCCGCTCGTCCCACCAGTCCGCTCATCGCTTCCCTCATCTCTCCGGCTTGACTCCGTGACATCAATATCCGCGACATGTCGTGTTAAATGTCGTGAAATCCGCCTTGGATTCAAAAAATCTTCGTTAAGAGGCTGGGCCCCCCGCCGGAAGGCGAGGGGCCCAGGAAGGGAGGCCGAGGCTACTCGACGACGCTGGCGACGACGCCCGCACCCACGGTGCGGCCGCCCTCGCGGATGGCGAAGCGCATGCCCTGCTCGATGGCGACGGGCTGGATCAGCTCGATTTCCATCTGGATGTTGTCGCCGGGCATGACCATCTCGGTGCCCTGCGGCAGCGTGATGGAGCCGGTCACGTCCGTCGTGCGGACGTAGAACTGCGGCTTGTAGCCGGGGAAGAACGGCGTGTGGCGGCCGCCCTCTTCCTTCTTGAGGACGTACACCTCGGCCTTGAACTTGGTGTGCGGCTTGATAGAGCCGGGCTTGGCCAGGACCTGGCCGCGCTCGATCTCGTCCTTGTCGACGCCGCGGAGCAGGATGCCCACGTTGTCGCCGGCAAAACCCTCGTCGAGCGTCTTGCGGAACATCTCGACGCCGGTGACGACGGCCTTGCGGGTGTCCTTGAAGCCGATGATCTCGATTTCTTCCTGGATCTTGATCTTGCCGCGCTCGATGCGGCCCGTGGCGACCGTGCCGCGGCCGGTGATGGAGAAGACGTCTTCCACCGGCATCAGGAACGGCTTGTCGACCTCGCGCTGCGGCTCGGGAATGTAGCGGTCGACTTCTTCCATGAGCTTGTAGAGCACGTCGACGTCGGGGTTTTCGCCCTTGACGGTCTTGGGGTTGGCCACCATGGCCTCGAGGGCCTTGAGGGCCGAGCCCGCGACCACCGGGATCTCGTCGCCGGGGAACTTGTACTCCTTGAGCAGGTCGCGGACTTCCATCTCGACCAGCTCGAGCAGCTCGGGATCGTCCACCATGTCGGCCTTGTTGAGGAAGACGACGATGAAGGGGACGCCGACCTGGCGGGCGAGGAGGATGTGCTCGCGGGTCTGGGGCATCGGGCCGTCGGCGGCCGACACGACCAGGATGGCGCCGTCCATCTGGGCCGCGCCGGTGATCATGTTCTTGACGTA includes the following:
- the tuf gene encoding elongation factor Tu yields the protein YVKNMITGAAQMDGAILVVSAADGPMPQTREHILLARQVGVPFIVVFLNKADMVDDPELLELVEMEVRDLLKEYKFPGDEIPVVAGSALKALEAMVANPKTVKGENPDVDVLYKLMEEVDRYIPEPQREVDKPFLMPVEDVFSITGRGTVATGRIERGKIKIQEEIEIIGFKDTRKAVVTGVEMFRKTLDEGFAGDNVGILLRGVDKDEIERGQVLAKPGSIKPHTKFKAEVYVLKKEEGGRHTPFFPGYKPQFYVRTTDVTGSITLPQGTEMVMPGDNIQMEIELIQPVAIEQGMRFAIREGGRTVGAGVVASVVE